The following coding sequences lie in one Apium graveolens cultivar Ventura chromosome 1, ASM990537v1, whole genome shotgun sequence genomic window:
- the LOC141716786 gene encoding uncharacterized protein LOC141716786 — MSEFNGKGDPEDHCKKYELLMIGMGHNDIMLYKMFKTYLKGSASMWYKSLKPRFIGSYEQLKRKFLKYYPHLCRKVKDTEALVHCRQRTNEELGDYLARFKKEAEMVTNLDKVKAMSFLTAGLDPYKAQDLGMTEGMILHEIKGKPGFVQPTKIKVPNHKKNPDKCCDYHRDKEHNTDECYHLKKLIERMIKEGKINQFVRDLRDRMGTKDNQEEPEADEPERRDMIRGEVKTISGSSVLDKDSRTTKKKYA, encoded by the exons ATGAGCGAGTTCAATGGAAAGGGCGATCCAGAGGACCACTGCAAAAAGTACGAATTGTTGATGATTGGGATGGGTCATAATGACATCATGCTCTACAAAATGTTCAAGACCTACTTGAAGGGATCAGCTTCGATGTGGTATAAGTCCCTCAAACCTAGGTTCATCGGATCATATGAGCAGTTGAAGAGAAAGTTCCTGAAGTACTACCCACACCTGTGTCGGAAGGTGAAGGATACCGAGGCCCTGGTCCACTGCAGACAGAGGACGAACGAGGAATTGGGAGATTATTTGGCTCGGTTCAAGAAGGAAGCCGAAATGGTCACAAATCTGGATAAAGTCAAGGCCATGAGCTTCCTTACGGCGGGGCTGGACCCCTATAAAG CTCAAGATCTAGGAATGACCGAAGGGATG attctccatgaAATCAAGGGAAAGCCTGGATTCGTTCAGCCAACCAAGATAAAAGTCCCAAACCACAAGAAGAACCCCGACAAGTGCTGTGATTATCACAGAGATAAGGAGCATAATACTGATGAATGCTACCATCTCAAGAAGCTTATCGAACGGATGATCAAAGAAGGCAAAATCAATCAGTTCGTCCGAGATCTGAGGGACAGAATGGGGACGAAAGATAATCAGGAAGAACCGGAAGCTGATGAGCCTGAACGAAGAGACATGATAAGGGGTGAGGTGAAGACAATATCTGGGAGCAGTGTGCTGGACAAAGATAGTAGGACGACGAAAAAGAAGTATGCCTGA